The Naumannella cuiyingiana DNA window GCCTTCGTCTCGATCTCGGCCGGCTACGACGCCGCGCCGATCCTGACCACCACCGATGTGTTGTTGTCCTCGATCAGCACCGCGGCGGCGCAGACCATCGACCCGGCCTATGTCGTGACCCCGGTGTCGAACTACTTCTTCGCGCTGGCGTCCTCGGTGATCATCGCGCTGACCATCACGATCGTCACCGAGACCCTGCTCGCCAGGCGGCCCGAACTCGTCGCCGATACCGACGCCGAGGGGTTGGCCGCCGATGCCGCCAAGGAGGTGACGACGGTCGAGCGCCGCGCGCTGCGGATGACCGGGATCCTCGCGGCGGTGCTGTTGATCGCGCTGGTCGTCGCGATGGTGCCGGAGGGTTCGTGGCTGCGCGGCGAGGACGGTGGGATCACCGACTCGCCGGTGTTCAGCGGAATGGCCTGGCTGATCGGAATCTTCTTCGCCCTGCTCGGCATCTGCTACGGCCGGATCACCGGGTCGATCCGGTCCGCCTCCGACATCACCGATGCGATGATCGACGGGTTCAAGCAGATGGCCCCGATCCTGGTCCTGTTCTTCGCGATCGCACAGTTCCTGGCCTATTTCAAGTGGTCCGGGATCGGTGAGGTGCTGGCGATCACCGGGGCCGAGGCGCTGCGCGGCGCCAATGCCCCGTCGCTGGGCATCCTGCTCGGGATGGGCGTGGTGATCTCGCTGCTCAATCTGATGATCACCTCCGGCTCGGCGATGTGGTCGCTGGCCTCGCCGATCTTCGTGCCGATGTTGATGCTGCTCGGCATCCCGCCGGAGACGACCCAGGCGATGTACCGGATCGCCGATTCGGTGACGAACTGCGTGACCCCGATGAGCCCGTACTTCGCGCTCACCCTCGGTTTCCTGCAGCGCTATCGCGCCTCCGCGGGGATCGGCACGCTGGCGAGCTTCACGATCCCGCTGGCGATGGTCGTCTGGGTGGTGTGGATGGCGCTGTTCTGCGTCTTCTACCTGCTCGGCATCCCTTTCGGGCCGGGGGCGCCGGCCACCCTCTGAGCGACGAGCCGGCGCAGTGGCGTACCCAACCGGCCATAGGCGAGCTGGTCGATGATCACCGCCGCGCCGATCCCGATGGCGATCTGGGCGAGCACGATCCAGCCGAGGTACTCCGCCATCGACAGATAGACCAAGATCATCACCAGACCCCCGACGGCGAGCCGTTCGGCCCAACGACCGAAGCGCGCCAGGGCGAGGAAACAGGTGCCCCAGGCGAGGTACCAGCCGTGCAGCACGGCCCCGGTCAGCGCCACGGCGAAGAGACTGATCACCAACACCCGCCAGGGGTTGCGCGGCGCGTAGCGCCACACCGCGGCGGCGATGATCAGCACCAGCGCGGCGCGGCCGAGCCAGGACGCGACGATCGCGGGTACGCCGAACTGGACCAGCAGGTTGACCGGCGCCGGGCTGAGCACGCTGCCGGGCAGCGCGAGCGAGGTGAGCCAGCCGAAGCCGAAGGTGGCCGCGGAGACGAGCGCGAACGTGCCGATCGAGATCGCGGCGGTGACGGCGAGCGGGACGGTCATCCCGACCAGATCCGCCCGCCGGGAGCGCACCTGTGGATCGCGCGCCGCCGCACCGAGATCGCCGCGGCGTTGTTCGCCGATCAGGAAGGCCAGGCCCAGGCCGGCGAAGGCGGCCGGCTGCTTCACCGCGACGGCGAGGCCGAGCGCGATCGGGGCGAGCCACAGCCCGTGGCGGCCCAGCCCCAGCCACAGGGCGAGGGCGATCAGTCCGATCATCAGGGCGTCGTTGTGGGCTCCACCGACCAGATGGATGATCACCAGCGGGTTCAGCAGTCCGAGCCAGGCGGCATGGCGCGGATTCGCCCCGGCCGCGCGGGCGAGAGCCGGCAGCAGCGCACCGAGCAGCGCCACCCCGGCGAGGGCGGGCAGCCGCATGGCGATCACGCCCCAGTAGGGGTGGAAGCCGGTGACGGCGGCCGACAGCCAGATCAGGGCGAGGTTGAGCG harbors:
- the mptB gene encoding polyprenol phosphomannose-dependent alpha 1,6 mannosyltransferase MptB; the protein is MSAPPPSPPARSWVPALIAGCLGSMLLGAAMFTPAFLPEASPAQAVAPALANPAGTLAGRIAVIAAVPIMVAAWLGIRRAMIAPGGPSRWLVLAAWSAPLLLVPPVFSNDPYLYADQAWIVQQGQNPYLVGLSAVPGPYAEQVDAFWRGSTAVYPALNLALIWLSAAVTGFHPYWGVIAMRLPALAGVALLGALLPALARAAGANPRHAAWLGLLNPLVIIHLVGGAHNDALMIGLIALALWLGLGRHGLWLAPIALGLAVAVKQPAAFAGLGLAFLIGEQRRGDLGAAARDPQVRSRRADLVGMTVPLAVTAAISIGTFALVSAATFGFGWLTSLALPGSVLSPAPVNLLVQFGVPAIVASWLGRAALVLIIAAAVWRYAPRNPWRVLVISLFAVALTGAVLHGWYLAWGTCFLALARFGRWAERLAVGGLVMILVYLSMAEYLGWIVLAQIAIGIGAAVIIDQLAYGRLGTPLRRLVAQRVAGAPGPKGMPSR
- a CDS encoding AbgT family transporter, with amino-acid sequence MSASAPQAQPESRALRAAFRVFSVIERVGNKLPAPFWLFVILAVVVIVLSAILAAAGVAAVNPANGKTVAVQSLLSREGIAMIVSSATDNYAKFPPMATIITTMLGIAIADRSGLIEAFLRNSLARVPARFATFALSLAAMFGHVAGDAAYVTLIPLGALLFRSLGRSPILGIIVAFVSISAGYDAAPILTTTDVLLSSISTAAAQTIDPAYVVTPVSNYFFALASSVIIALTITIVTETLLARRPELVADTDAEGLAADAAKEVTTVERRALRMTGILAAVLLIALVVAMVPEGSWLRGEDGGITDSPVFSGMAWLIGIFFALLGICYGRITGSIRSASDITDAMIDGFKQMAPILVLFFAIAQFLAYFKWSGIGEVLAITGAEALRGANAPSLGILLGMGVVISLLNLMITSGSAMWSLASPIFVPMLMLLGIPPETTQAMYRIADSVTNCVTPMSPYFALTLGFLQRYRASAGIGTLASFTIPLAMVVWVVWMALFCVFYLLGIPFGPGAPATL